In the genome of Streptomyces sp. 846.5, the window CACGTAGTAGCCGACGTTGAACAGCACCAGACCCTGCACCGTGGCCATCATCCCGACCGCCCGCAGCACCTCGGTGATGGGCAGCAGGATGATCTGCGGCGGCACCATCAACCCGCACAGCAGCACCAGCGAGGCGGCCCTCCCCCAGCGGGACGGCGACCGGGCCAGGTAGTGCCCCAGCATCGCCGAGAGCACCGTCAGCACCAGCACCGACAGCCCGGTCACCAGCAGACTGTTGGTCAGGCTCACCCAGAACAGGCGGTCCGGGCGGCTCAGCACCGCCGCCAGGTTGTGCAGGGTGGGCGGTACCGGCAGCGACACGGGGCTGCCGGCGATGTCGGGACCGCGCTTGAAGACGTTGGCGAGCACCACGTACAGCGGCAGCGAGAAGGCGATGCCCACCGCCGTCACCAGCAGGGGCCGCAGCAACCAGGCCGACGGACGCCGCGGCGGGGCCGGGGTCACAGGTCCACCTCCCTGCGCCGCAGCAGGCGCAGCACCACCGCGGCCGCGGTGGCGACGACGGCCAGCATCACCACGGCCATGGCCGAGGCGTAGCCCCCGTGGTCGGCGGTGAAGCCGGTCTGCAGGATGACGAAGGCCACGGTGCCGGTGGTGCCGGTGCCGGGGCCGCCGTTGGTGATCACCTGGATGTAGTCGTACGCCTTGAAGGCGGTGATCAGCAGGACCACGGTGTTGATCGTCAGCGCGGGCGCCAGCAGCGGCCAGGTGACGTGCCGGAAGCGGTGCAGCGGTCCGGCCCCGTCCAGTGCCGCGGCCTCGTGCAGGTCCGGCGGTACCGCCTGCAGCCCGGCCAGGTAGACCACCACGCAGAAGCCGAGCATCTGCCAGGACATGATCGCGGCAAGGGAGTAGAGGGCGATGCCCGGATCGGAGAGCCAGCCGACCGGCCCCGCCCCGAACCAGCCCAGTATCTGGTTGACCGCGCCGTCGTCAGCGAGCAGCCGGGTCCAGACGATGCTGACCACGACCGAACTCAGCACCACCGGTACGAAGAAGACGGTGCGCCAGGCCCGGTAGAAGACCCCGGGACGGTCCAGCAGCAGCGCCACACCGAGACCGGCCAGGTTGGGCACCACCACCAGGATCACGGTGAGCACCACGGTCACCCGCAGCGAGGTCAGAAAGGTGTCGTCGCTGAGCAGCAGGGTGTAGTTGCGCAGGCCCACGAAACGGGTGGGCGGATTGAACGGGTTGTAGTTGGTGAAGCTGTAGCCCAGGCTGATCAGCACCGGGGCCAGCACGAAGCAGCCGTAGGCGAGCAGGCCCGGGGCACCGAAGACGGCGAAGTGGGCGATCCGCGGCCACCGCGGGCGGCGCCCGCGCCGCGGCGGGTCGCGGCGGGTGGCGTCACGGCGGCCGGTGCCGGAGAACGACCGGCGGGTACGGGAGGGGGCGGGCCGGGAGGAGTCGGCGGGAGCCGCCGCCTTCTGCTCGGTCCCGGCCGCGGAGACGGGCTGCATGGTCAGGACCCCTTGGACCACTGGGCGTCGAGGAAGGCCGCGGCCTGTTG includes:
- a CDS encoding carbohydrate ABC transporter permease, with product MLVTAVGIAFSLPLYVVLANVFKRGPDIAGSPVSLPVPPTLHNLAAVLSRPDRLFWVSLTNSLLVTGLSVLVLTVLSAMLGHYLARSPSRWGRAASLVLLCGLMVPPQIILLPITEVLRAVGMMATVQGLVLFNVGYYVPFGVFVFSGFVRTIPVELEQAAAIDGAGRFQVFWRIVFPLLRPATASTVIFFGVWIWNDFLDPLIILGPSQGTTVTTGIYRSIGQYQADFGSVFGLMFLSSLPVLLFYFALQKQFVKGLTSGTTKG
- a CDS encoding sugar ABC transporter permease produces the protein MQPVSAAGTEQKAAAPADSSRPAPSRTRRSFSGTGRRDATRRDPPRRGRRPRWPRIAHFAVFGAPGLLAYGCFVLAPVLISLGYSFTNYNPFNPPTRFVGLRNYTLLLSDDTFLTSLRVTVVLTVILVVVPNLAGLGVALLLDRPGVFYRAWRTVFFVPVVLSSVVVSIVWTRLLADDGAVNQILGWFGAGPVGWLSDPGIALYSLAAIMSWQMLGFCVVVYLAGLQAVPPDLHEAAALDGAGPLHRFRHVTWPLLAPALTINTVVLLITAFKAYDYIQVITNGGPGTGTTGTVAFVILQTGFTADHGGYASAMAVVMLAVVATAAAVVLRLLRRREVDL